TGAAGCGTTGTAATAGTATATTGATACGAAGTAAACTAAAGTGAGGTTGTTCTATGAAAAAGAAATTAAAGAAGGTTAGAAATACCCAAATAATTGTGGGAATTGCACAAATATCATTTTCGTTATCAAGATTATCAATAAAGGGATTAGATTTACTTGCTATTTGCAGTGGAAGTGTGGGAATTTTAAGTTTTTTAGTTGCTTCTAAGAGTCAAAAAGAAATTATTAAAAATGATAATAATTGATTTGTTGCATATCATTTATATTTTATGTCACAGTAGTAGATTTATTGTGACACATTACAAATAAACAGAAAGTTAAATATTAGGGGGAAAGTTTATGAACAAGATAGAGCAATGGTATGACGAAAAATATGATGAGTGGGATAGACTAGAAAGGCATAAAATTGAATTTGACATAACTAAAAGATATTTAGATGAATATATAACAGGTGAAAACTTAGAAATATTTGATATAGGAGGAGGCCCTGGTAGATATGCTCTATACTTGGCTGAAAAGAGACATAAGGTTTCCTTATTAGATTTATCAAAAAGAAATATTGAGGTAGCAAAAGAGAAGTCAGTAGAAAAAGGTATAATATTAGAAGACTATATACACGGAAATGCTTTAGAACTAGATGAGTATGAACAAAAATATGAAGTCATACTATTAATGGGTCCCTTATACCATTTAGTAGATGAAAGGGATAGAAAAGCTTGTATCGAAGGAGCATTAAAGCTATTAAAATCTAATGGCATTATAGTTGCTTCATTCATATCAAATTATGCACCTATACAAAACTACTTAAAGAACTTATATCCAATTAATTCTGTTGATGAATTACTTGTGTTTTTAGATGATGGAATAAGTGATGACTACAAGGGATTCACACAAGCATATTTTACTGACCCAAAGGAAGCAAAACAATTAATGAATAGTTTTGGATTACAAGAAATAATATTTGCAGGTGTTGAGAATATACTTAATCCTAAAGAGAAAGAAATCAATATGTTAGAAGAAGAAGAGTATAATAATTGGTTGGATATTTGTTATAGACTAAGTAAAGATAGCAATTTAATTGGAACTAGTGAACACTTTTTATATATCGGACGTAAATAAATGTTAAATTTGATAGTTCATATATTGTATATCCCACGTCGTAATAGTAGATAAATATGTCTCAAGGATTAATATTATAAGAGGTGAATATTAGTGAGAATTGAATCAATAAATCAATATAATATCGAAGTTGCTTCTGTTATATTTTCTGAAAGCTGGCAGTATTCACATAAAGAAATTGTTACAGAAGAATTCAGCTTATCTTTTACTCCTGAACGACAAAAAAACAAGCTAAAACAACATACACAAAGGGGACATAACTGTTTTATTGGTTTTGATAATCAAAAGGCTGTGGGAATACTCATTCTTGATTATGATGCTAATGAAATAGTTTCTATTTATATTTCCCCTGATTCACTTCATCAAGGTTTTGGTAGTCAATTGATTACTTTCGCTTTAAGTGAGCTTGATTATGAAACAGAAATAAAATTGATTGTGATGAATGCAAACAAATATGCTAGGAAGTTTTATGAAAAAAATGGATTTGAATTTAATGGGAAAACAAAAATACTATCTATAGAAAAAGGATTAAGTGAAATGACCTATTTGTATAGGGGATTATAGGAATTAGCTTAATTATTAAGATGCATTATTTATATAATGTACAACTACAGATTTTCATGAACCTAAATTATTTTACGCTCACAATAAATAAAACATCCCTTGAGTCTGAATAAGTGTCGAGAAATTCATCAAAAGCTTTTCTGCTTTCAAAGAAGGTATAAAACTCATCAAAGGTAACATACTTCTTTTCACATGTTTTAAAAACCTTTCATAGTAACCAGTAGCACATTTAGAGTTATCTTCCCATAAAGCAATAAATCTAAAATCTCCAAGCTTTTTAAATTCTTTAATTAACCATATAAAGTATTCATGCTCGCGAAAGTATTCGCGTAATGGCAATACTTCATTATCTATTTCTGATTGACTTATACTAGGTATAACCCCTGAGTTAAATCATAGTAATTATATCCTGGTTTTGCATCATAAATATAGTTTGCATTTTCCTTTAGTAGAAAGTGCATCATACGGGAATGTAGTAAAGTTCTTTCTGGCAATTTACCTTTGGTAACTATATGATAAAATAAACTCATTTAAACCCACTCCTTCAACCTTAATATTTACCTTATAGTATAGCTTATATATTAACTTCTTTAAATATTAAGTCTTCTAATATATACTTTAAGTATAAGTAACTAGAAAGCTAGATAGGAGAAGTCTTATGAAAGTTGATTTTGGAGATTTTACAATAGATTGGGAAGTTCAATATGGTAAGCGTAAAAACTATTAATCAGTATAGATTCTGTTGGTTATGTTACTGTAAA
The DNA window shown above is from Tissierella sp. Yu-01 and carries:
- a CDS encoding class I SAM-dependent methyltransferase translates to MNKIEQWYDEKYDEWDRLERHKIEFDITKRYLDEYITGENLEIFDIGGGPGRYALYLAEKRHKVSLLDLSKRNIEVAKEKSVEKGIILEDYIHGNALELDEYEQKYEVILLMGPLYHLVDERDRKACIEGALKLLKSNGIIVASFISNYAPIQNYLKNLYPINSVDELLVFLDDGISDDYKGFTQAYFTDPKEAKQLMNSFGLQEIIFAGVENILNPKEKEINMLEEEEYNNWLDICYRLSKDSNLIGTSEHFLYIGRK
- a CDS encoding GNAT family N-acetyltransferase: MRIESINQYNIEVASVIFSESWQYSHKEIVTEEFSLSFTPERQKNKLKQHTQRGHNCFIGFDNQKAVGILILDYDANEIVSIYISPDSLHQGFGSQLITFALSELDYETEIKLIVMNANKYARKFYEKNGFEFNGKTKILSIEKGLSEMTYLYRGL